The following are encoded in a window of Candida dubliniensis CD36 chromosome 4, complete sequence genomic DNA:
- the NMT1 gene encoding glycylpeptide N-tetradecanoyltransferase, putative (essential protein required for attachement of the fatty acid myristate to a small number of proteins at an N-terminal gly; potential antifungal target): MSEDNTGNTNSNKPNSVPSKSIEELLKLLAMGQELSPAQQKEMKDYKFWKTQPVPSLSEKITEEGPIDKIKTPEDVPNDPFPLITDFEWSTLDIEDNLQLDELYKLLYDNYVEDLDATFRFKYSHEFFQWALKPPGWRKDWHVGVRVKSTGKLVAFIAATPVTFKLNKSGKVIDSVEINFLCIHKKLRNKRLAPVLIKEITRRVNKQNIWQALYTGGSILPTPLTTCRYQHRPINWSKLHDVGFSHLPANQTKSSMVASYTLPNNPKLKGLRPMTDKDVSPVLSLLYKYQERFDIVQLFTEEEFKHWMLGNNEDSDSNVVKSYVVENENGDITDYFSYYLLPFTVLDNAQHDELGIAYLFYYATDSFENSNYKKRLNELITDALITSKKFDVDVFNCLTCQDNTYFLKDCKFGSGDGFLNYYLFNYRTFPMDGGIDKKTKEVVEDQTSGIGVVLL; encoded by the coding sequence ATGTCTGAAGATAATACTGGAAACACTAATAGTAACAAACCCAATTCAGTAccttcaaaatcaattgaagaattgttgaaattgttggCTATGGGGCAAGAATTATCTCCAGCTCAACAAAAGGAAATGAaagattataaattttggaaaaCTCAACCAGTACCATCATTAAGTGAGAAAATCACTGAAGAAGGTCccattgataaaattaaaacccCAGAAGATGTTCCAAATGATCCATTCCCATTAATTACTGATTTTGAATGGAGCACTTTAGATATTGAAGACAATTTACAATTGGAcgaattatataaattattatatgaTAATTATGTTGAAGATCTTGATGCCACATTTAGATTCAAATATAGTCATGAATTTTTCCAATGGGCTTTGAAACCACCAGGTTGGAGAAAAGATTGGCATGTTGGTGTAAGAGTGAAATCAACTGGGAAATTAGTAGCTTTTATAGCTGCTACTCCAGTTacatttaaattaaataaatcagGCAAAGTGATTGATTCAGTGGAAATCAACTTTTTATGTATTCACAAAAAATTGAGGAACAAGAGATTAGCCCCAGTTTTAATCAAAGAAATCACTCGTAGGGTTAATAAACAGAACATTTGGCAAGCATTGTATACTGGTGGATCTATTTTACCTACACCATTGACAACTTGTCGTTATCAACATCGTCCAATCAATTGGTCTAAATTGCATGATGTGGGGTTCAGTCATTTACCTGCAAATCAAACTAAGAGTAGTATGGTTGCAAGTTATACTTTACCTAATAACCCTAAATTGAAAGGTTTACGTCCAATGACTGACAAAGATGTTTCACCAGTATTGTctttattatataaatatcaagAAAGATTTGATATTGTACAACTTTTCACCgaagaagaatttaaaCATTGGATGTTGGGTAATAATGAGGATTCTGATTCTAATGTGGTTAAAAGTTATGTTGTTGAGAATGAAAATGGTGATATCACAgattatttttcatattaCTTGTTACCATTCACAGTATTGGACAATGCTCAACATGATGAATTAGGGATTGcttatttgttttattatgCTACTGattcttttgaaaattccaattacaaaaagagattaaatgaattgatcaCTGATGCATTAATTACCAGTAAGAAATTTGACGTTgatgttttcaattgtttaactTGTCAAGATAATACTTATTTCTTAAAAGATTGTAAGTTTGGTAGTGGTGATggatttttaaattattatcttttcaattataGAACATTCCCAATGGATGGAGGTATCGATAAGAAGACAAAAGAAGTTGTCGAAGATCAAACAAGTGGTATAGGTGtagttttattataa